The following nucleotide sequence is from Pseudomonadota bacterium.
ACTTCTTTTTGCTGGCTGCCTTGTGGAATCAGTACTCAATGAGACGTTGTAAGTATAGTGATCTCGCTTAGTGGATCGGATGATTTCACTACGATCTTTCTTACTGAGTTTCTCAACACCCGTCATAACTGCAAAACCTGGGAAATTCTTCTCATCTCCGTATCGTGATATCCACCTTTCTTCATGGAAAATCCAAATATTGTATCCTTGTCCTCGGAAAGCCCAGTCTGTATCTATCATGGGATTGACTCGCTCGGGCAGAGCGGAAACCGCTTTCTCGACTTTGTTCGAATCAAATAGTGGGCAAAACTGTAGTTCGGAAAACTGTTTGTCAATTTCACTTCGGATTTTTGGGATATCAAACACCCATTCACCTTTGTCAGTATCAACGTAGCCGAAGCTGTCCCATTGATTGTCCTCCAGTTGCCTAAAGTAAATTCGCTTGCAGCCGAACGGATTCTTCCCTTCACCATAGGCTGTCTGGTTGCACCAAGCGTCAGAGGCGTGCTCTTGGTTTTTCTGACGAAAACAATACAAACCGTTCCTAAGTGCTGTCGACTTTATTACTTGGCCGTCCATTTCGATGGTTTGGGATTTCCAACCACTAGTCAACTCAAGAATTGTGTAGAGTACTTCTATTTCTGCAGTATTGAAAACAGCAGAATACACAGCATCTTTTCCTTCACCAACAACGGAAAAACCTTTCTGTTGAGAAATGAAAGCTATTGCTTCAGCACGTTTCTTTGAGGTTGAGCTGCCGAATGATACCTCAACTTCTTTTCCACCCTTCGGTTCGATATCTTTCTTAATATTGGCTATCTGTCGGTCTGTGTGGTTAATCAGTATGATTTCGACCTTTTGTGATAGTTCGTTTGTCAAGTAATCATGCCATTCGAGTTGTTTTTGCGACAATTTATCATTCTTACTCTTGACCTCTGCAAATAGGAATTCGCCTTGGCGATACACAATAAGATCTGGCAGGCCAGCCCGATTATATCCAAAATCACTCAGTAGTCTACGGCATATCCCAAGTATAACAGTATTGGGAATGGATCCAAGAGGGCCAGTCAAGCCATCAAGTGAGTATTTGTCCCAATTTTCTATTGGCCTGCAGTTCTGTCCATGGTGATTATGGTAAGATGCTGACAGTTTTTCGATCAAATTTGAGTTTTCCAGCTCTCTAAACCTATTATCAATAATTGAGCGTCTTCGCTGATAGAATTCAATTATGAAGAAGTCATGTGGCATGCCGTTCATTTGCATAAATGTGGAGAATAACTTTTCAAATTCCTCATTTCCGGGTTGTGGATAGTATTCTTCTCCGTCGAAGCTTGCCGCGACTGCACCTTCAATCCGTGCAAAGATGATGTCCTAGAACAGAAGAGCCATTACTTCCCACCAGAAATCATTCTCAGACCAAGTGGAACCATAACCTTGCGAGAAGTAATACTGCTGAGCAAGTTGCTCCGCAAAGACATTACCCTTAGAAGTTTTATAAAGAACTTTAGATGAGGGTGAATCTTGCACTTCTTCGGCTTCCAAAACCTTGTATTCTGTCAAGGCATTCCTCCATTCTGCGAATCTCGCACACCATGGACGGTGTGCCTCTTAGCGGGCCAAGCATCTTCAGAACCCAAACGGCAATTTCGGCTAACGTTCTTGGTGCAAAAGAAGCCCGAAGGGTTTGGATTTAAATCCTTCGCACCATGTTAGGCGCCCGTTGTAGGCTTTTTTATAGAACAACCTCCCATTTCCTTAGTGTAAAAAAGCCTTTTCAAGCTGGGCCATAAGCGCTGACTCTCCTGAATAGGAAATGTAGAGTTCACTCCTCGCCCGCGTCATGGCAATGTAAAGGAGGCGCCGACCCTTTGCTTCATCTCTTCTCTCCAGTTCAT
It contains:
- a CDS encoding VRR-NUC domain-containing protein; translated protein: MPHDFFIIEFYQRRRSIIDNRFRELENSNLIEKLSASYHNHHGQNCRPIENWDKYSLDGLTGPLGSIPNTVILGICRRLLSDFGYNRAGLPDLIVYRQGEFLFAEVKSKNDKLSQKQLEWHDYLTNELSQKVEIILINHTDRQIANIKKDIEPKGGKEVEVSFGSSTSKKRAEAIAFISQQKGFSVVGEGKDAVYSAVFNTAEIEVLYTILELTSGWKSQTIEMDGQVIKSTALRNGLYCFRQKNQEHASDAWCNQTAYGEGKNPFGCKRIYFRQLEDNQWDSFGYVDTDKGEWVFDIPKIRSEIDKQFSELQFCPLFDSNKVEKAVSALPERVNPMIDTDWAFRGQGYNIWIFHEERWISRYGDEKNFPGFAVMTGVEKLSKKDRSEIIRSTKRDHYTYNVSLSTDSTRQPAKRSSGCFITTAVYGSYDSPQVLRFRQFRDQALLRNTFGRLFIKFYYQFGPYMATFVTKSRLLKAISRAFFDCLLKVLKYKILPATADYIGTNGGLTNLASRDYACAAHVIRHYYFTLEDFKIMV